TATGCTGGTGACCGAAGCCTCCACCTCTCTGCCCAGATATCTGCTGGCATTTTCAACCACTACCATGGTGCCGTCATCGAGATAGGCCACACCCTGACCCTGCTCTTTGCCCTCGCGCATAATCTGGAGATGGAGGACTTCGCCCGGCAGCACCATAGGCTTGAGCGCATTTGCCAATTCATTGATGTTGAGCACGGTCACACCCTGGAGTTGGGCCACCTTGTTCAAGTTGAAGTCATTGGTGACGATCTTGGCATTCATCTCCTGGGCAAGCGCCACCAGCTTGGCATCCACCTTCTGCACCCTCTGGAAGTCCTGGTCAACAATTTTGACCTCCACAAAATCATCCTTCTGCATCCGGTTCAGTATGTCCAGACCTCTGCGGCCGCGGGCCCTTTTCAGGTTGTCAGCCGAGTCGGCAATCTGCTGGAGTTCTTCCAGAACGAACTGCGGTACTATGAGAGGTCCCTCCACGAAACCAGTCGCACAGATATCGGCAATCCTCCCATCTATGATAACACTGGTATCCAGGATTTTGGCACCACCTTTTTTTGCCGTCCCCTTGGAGAGAAAACTCCAACTCGGCCATTTGAATTCCTCCACCTTTTTGCCGCCCAGAACGAGGCCTATGTAGCCAAAGACACAACTCAGGATGACTGAGATAGAAATGCGGATGGCACTGTTCTGCAAACCGCTGAAAGCGTATCCCAGCAATTGAGCAATCACCAGGCCGAGAAAAAGCCCGAGCGTGCTTCCGAATATGACTTTGAGGGGCACCCTCTTAATAATTCTCTCTATAAATAATGCCAATAATGCGAAGATGAAGCCGACAAGTGCCCCCAACAATTTTCCCCAAGTGCCAAGGGCTTCCAGCGCTGGAAGCTGGGCCGCGAGCAAGTAGCCGCTGACGGAGCACACCGCTACCAACAGCAAGCGAAGTACTGTTCGTGCCACATTCACGCTATGATCACCTCCTTTCACTGTGGATTTTCACTCAGAATATACCAAGACGAATGATGCCCTATGTCCTCCGGAAAGTCTCACATCAGGATAGTCAATCTCCAAAAATCTCCAAAATATCTTTTTCTACCTGCCGTTCGTCTGCTTGCTTGGCTATGGATATTTCCTTCACCAGCAGACTGCGAGCCGTATCCAGCATTTTTCTTTCTCCAAAGGAAAGTTCTTTATCTTCGCGCAGCATGCAGAGATCTCGCATGACCTCTGCCAGGTCAAAAAGTGAGCCGGTCTTTATTTTGTCCATATACTCCCGATATCGTCGGTTCCACGTCTGATTATCAATGGTAACTTCCTTTTCTTTCAGTATTTCAAATACCTTGGGAACCTCTCCGACGTCTATGACCTGACGCAAGCCCACACTGTCCACATTATTGACCGGTATCATGATGATCATGTCATTTTCGAGAATCCTGAGGATATAAAAATCCTGTCGTGTTCCAGAAATAGTCTTGCTTTCGATCGCTTCCACAATTCCAACCCCGTGTGCCGGATACACGGCGAGGTCACCAACCTTAAACATTTTGTCCTTCTCCTAACATTGCTGATTTCGCCAATGCGTCGAAGTAAACCTGTTCCTGCTAGGCTTGCCCACCAGCTGTGCCGCTATCTCACTCTTCGCTGCTCGTCAAACAAAAGGAATGCTTCATCCTTTGCCCCATCGGCCAAAGAGCTTTGCCACTTTGTCATCGGCCCCCACTAGACAGACCCATGTCAACGTAGGTAGCGAGTCTCAAAACTACAGCCATGTAAACCATCACACCCAAGCCGGACTGCAGCCATACCACCTGGCTCCAGACAATATCAGGGCAGCTT
The Deltaproteobacteria bacterium DNA segment above includes these coding regions:
- a CDS encoding TRAM domain-containing protein, which codes for MNVARTVLRLLLVAVCSVSGYLLAAQLPALEALGTWGKLLGALVGFIFALLALFIERIIKRVPLKVIFGSTLGLFLGLVIAQLLGYAFSGLQNSAIRISISVILSCVFGYIGLVLGGKKVEEFKWPSWSFLSKGTAKKGGAKILDTSVIIDGRIADICATGFVEGPLIVPQFVLEELQQIADSADNLKRARGRRGLDILNRMQKDDFVEVKIVDQDFQRVQKVDAKLVALAQEMNAKIVTNDFNLNKVAQLQGVTVLNINELANALKPMVLPGEVLHLQIMREGKEQGQGVAYLDDGTMVVVENASRYLGREVEASVTSI
- a CDS encoding CarD family transcriptional regulator, with protein sequence MFKVGDLAVYPAHGVGIVEAIESKTISGTRQDFYILRILENDMIIMIPVNNVDSVGLRQVIDVGEVPKVFEILKEKEVTIDNQTWNRRYREYMDKIKTGSLFDLAEVMRDLCMLREDKELSFGERKMLDTARSLLVKEISIAKQADERQVEKDILEIFGD